A genomic window from Flavobacterium hankyongi includes:
- a CDS encoding Crp/Fnr family transcriptional regulator codes for MGRCEQCIVREFSALKALNKDELLKLADCKTSYVVKKGDVIFDEGDHLDGIFCVKDGVCKLTKLSSNGKDQIVKLVTRGELLGQRSLISEEPTNLSAVALEDMTVCFVPKSQVMDFFNDNNKFSLSMMKNVCHDLKEADNILVNLAQKSVKERLATTLLYLHDTFGVNEDSSLKLHLSREEISSIIGTATESCIRLLSEFNKAGLIELNGKKIILKNKKELKKLSE; via the coding sequence ATGGGTAGATGTGAACAATGTATCGTTAGGGAATTCAGTGCTTTAAAGGCATTGAACAAGGACGAATTGCTAAAACTCGCCGATTGTAAAACGTCTTATGTAGTAAAAAAAGGAGATGTCATATTTGATGAAGGTGATCATCTTGACGGAATTTTTTGTGTAAAAGATGGAGTTTGTAAATTGACTAAACTGAGTTCTAACGGAAAAGATCAGATTGTAAAACTGGTAACACGAGGAGAATTATTAGGTCAACGTTCTTTAATAAGTGAAGAACCAACAAATTTAAGCGCAGTTGCTCTGGAAGACATGACAGTTTGTTTTGTTCCTAAAAGCCAAGTAATGGATTTCTTTAATGACAATAATAAGTTTTCACTAAGCATGATGAAAAATGTGTGTCACGACTTGAAAGAAGCAGACAACATTTTGGTAAATCTTGCTCAGAAAAGCGTTAAGGAAAGACTGGCTACTACACTACTCTATTTACATGATACCTTTGGAGTTAATGAAGATAGTTCTCTAAAATTGCACCTATCTCGAGAAGAAATTTCCAGTATAATAGGAACGGCAACCGAGAGTTGTATTAGATTACTTTCTGAATTCAACAAAGCTGGTCTAATAGAACTTAACGGAAAAAAAATTATTTTGAAAAATAAAAAAGAGTTGAAAAAGCTCTCCGAATAA
- a CDS encoding MarR family winged helix-turn-helix transcriptional regulator, whose translation MKIEDIIKSTVTLNSAKRAVLNVMFADMVVTDHFNEILKPFDLSPEQYNVLRILRGQKGKPANMCTIQERMIAKTSNTTRLVDKLLLKGLVTREICPANRRKMEVEITEKGLNILAEIDPKAIEHENFFGSKLTDEELELFNNLLEKYRS comes from the coding sequence ATGAAAATTGAAGATATTATAAAATCGACAGTAACATTAAATTCTGCTAAGAGAGCAGTACTTAATGTCATGTTTGCAGATATGGTTGTAACTGACCATTTTAATGAAATTTTGAAACCATTTGATCTTTCTCCTGAACAATATAATGTACTTAGGATTTTAAGAGGCCAAAAAGGTAAACCGGCAAACATGTGCACCATTCAAGAGAGAATGATTGCTAAAACAAGTAATACGACAAGACTGGTAGATAAATTGTTATTAAAAGGATTAGTTACCCGTGAAATTTGCCCTGCTAACAGAAGAAAAATGGAAGTTGAAATAACTGAAAAAGGATTAAATATATTGGCTGAGATTGATCCTAAAGCTATTGAACACGAAAACTTTTTCGGCTCTAAGTTAACAGATGAAGAGTTAGAATTATTCAATAATTTATTAGAAAAATATAGAAGTTAA
- the ccoS gene encoding cbb3-type cytochrome oxidase assembly protein CcoS, translating to MSVIYLLISISIVVALTFLYIFIRAVRSGQFDDDYTPSVRMLFEDELKKSKTKTDINSENQD from the coding sequence ATGAGTGTTATTTATCTATTAATTTCCATCAGTATCGTTGTAGCGCTTACGTTTTTATACATTTTTATAAGAGCAGTGAGGAGCGGTCAGTTTGACGATGACTACACACCTTCGGTACGTATGTTATTCGAAGACGAATTAAAAAAGAGTAAAACCAAAACAGATATAAATTCAGAAAATCAAGACTAA
- a CDS encoding thioredoxin family protein yields MRTIKMLAFALVVAVTSAFTLNSGGYQVGDVATDFSLKNVNDKMVSLKDFKDAKGFVVIFTCNHCPFAKAYEDRIIAIDKKYKSLGYPVIAINPNNPDVQKEDSFDLMKKRAKEKGFTFPYLFDDGQKIYPQYGATKTPHVYLLQKTSKGNIVKYIGAIDDNYSDESAVKTKYLENAINSLLKDEEIAVKTTKAIGCSIKA; encoded by the coding sequence ATGAGAACTATTAAAATGTTAGCTTTTGCTTTAGTGGTAGCGGTTACTAGTGCTTTTACTTTAAATTCAGGAGGCTATCAAGTCGGTGATGTTGCTACAGATTTTTCACTTAAGAACGTTAACGATAAAATGGTGTCTTTAAAAGATTTTAAAGATGCTAAAGGTTTCGTTGTGATTTTTACCTGCAACCATTGTCCATTTGCAAAGGCATATGAAGATAGAATAATTGCTATTGATAAAAAATATAAAAGTTTGGGTTATCCAGTGATTGCTATAAATCCAAACAATCCTGATGTTCAAAAAGAGGATAGTTTTGATTTAATGAAAAAGAGAGCCAAAGAAAAAGGCTTTACTTTTCCGTACTTATTTGATGATGGACAAAAAATATATCCTCAATATGGAGCTACTAAAACCCCTCACGTTTATTTATTACAAAAAACTAGTAAAGGAAATATTGTAAAATACATAGGTGCCATCGATGATAATTATTCAGACGAAAGTGCTGTAAAAACAAAGTATTTAGAAAATGCTATTAATTCGTTATTGAAAGATGAAGAAATTGCTGTAAAAACAACCAAAGCTATTGGATGTTCTATTAAAGCATAG
- a CDS encoding DUF2490 domain-containing protein produces MRRVVLLSLLLFSEFLSAQKKVEHQQLIWYGYYNTLKFNENWSLLSEIQERQFYNPTAQHQLVFRSNLERKLVTNWNAYLGMTLFLQNPNNPESESNLTVPELRPDFGFNSKQKVGLLTINHKYKAEARFFHEVENNKLVGGFRFSNFRLRYQLGLDIPLWKKQGNEKLIIKLKDEVMFNVGRKVIKNTFDQNRIYLGLNYKLNDSYTVEMGYMNWFQQQKTGVDFYSRDILRFSLFHTIDLKKKNND; encoded by the coding sequence ATGAGAAGAGTAGTTTTACTGTCTTTATTGCTATTTTCTGAATTTCTCTCGGCACAAAAAAAAGTAGAACATCAGCAGTTGATTTGGTACGGTTATTATAACACATTAAAATTTAATGAGAATTGGTCGTTGTTAAGTGAAATTCAGGAACGCCAGTTTTACAATCCAACGGCTCAGCATCAGCTGGTTTTTCGGTCGAATTTGGAACGAAAATTAGTAACAAATTGGAATGCTTATCTCGGAATGACTTTGTTTTTGCAAAATCCAAATAATCCTGAATCAGAAAGCAATCTAACAGTTCCTGAATTACGTCCCGATTTCGGATTCAATAGCAAACAAAAGGTAGGCCTTTTAACGATTAATCATAAGTACAAAGCAGAAGCTCGATTTTTTCATGAGGTAGAGAATAATAAATTAGTTGGTGGTTTCCGATTTTCAAATTTCCGATTGCGTTATCAATTAGGATTAGATATTCCGCTTTGGAAAAAACAAGGGAATGAAAAATTAATAATAAAACTGAAAGATGAAGTAATGTTTAATGTGGGAAGAAAAGTGATTAAAAATACTTTTGATCAAAATAGAATTTACCTAGGACTGAATTATAAATTAAATGATTCTTATACTGTTGAAATGGGGTATATGAATTGGTTTCAGCAACAGAAGACAGGTGTAGATTTTTACAGCAGAGATATTTTACGATTCTCACTATTTCACACAATTGATTTAAAAAAGAAAAACAATGACTAA
- a CDS encoding TlpA disulfide reductase family protein, producing the protein MKRVSLLLLFLYSIMFSQKNSHEQVKLDPINEYRKDGTTVKSYDFNSFEPYLHKSDDTTYVINFWATWCLPCVKELPYFEQLNQKYKNQNVKVILVSLDLPKKVETNLIPFIKKKNLKSEVIHLNDPDANAWIEKVDKGWSGSIPATVIYNKKGRMFIEDSYSSFKELEEELLTIIKK; encoded by the coding sequence ATGAAAAGAGTTAGTTTGTTATTGTTGTTTTTGTACTCAATAATGTTTTCTCAAAAAAACAGTCATGAACAGGTTAAGTTAGATCCTATTAATGAATATAGAAAAGATGGGACTACTGTAAAGTCATACGATTTTAATTCATTTGAACCCTATTTGCATAAAAGTGATGATACAACTTATGTAATTAATTTTTGGGCAACATGGTGTCTTCCTTGTGTAAAGGAATTACCATATTTTGAACAATTAAATCAAAAATATAAAAATCAAAATGTAAAAGTAATTTTAGTAAGTCTTGATTTACCTAAAAAAGTTGAAACTAATTTGATTCCTTTTATTAAAAAGAAAAATCTCAAATCTGAAGTAATACATTTAAATGATCCAGATGCAAATGCATGGATTGAAAAAGTAGATAAAGGCTGGTCAGGGTCTATACCAGCGACAGTAATTTATAATAAAAAAGGACGAATGTTTATCGAAGATTCTTATTCGTCTTTTAAAGAACTTGAAGAAGAATTATTAACAATAATAAAAAAATAA
- a CDS encoding heavy metal translocating P-type ATPase: MNTQNCFHCGNDIVKKEEILFDQKSFCCTGCKTVYEIFSLNDLICYYDFENAPGATPQDIKGKYDFLENKDIVEKLLEFDEDKTQVVSLYIPHIHCSSCIWILENLNKLNKGVSASQVNFHEKKVRITFTFEKVSLKEIVLLLSSIGYEPYISLENYENKKKEVDRSLYYKIGVAFFSFGNIMLLSFPEYFEVGEFWIEQYKGFFRWLIFALALPPFFYSAWGYYVSAWKSIKSRMLNIDIPIALGIVVMFVRSTFDIAMGYGQGFFDSMCGLIFFMLLGKMFQQKTYNFLSFERDYKSYFPIAVTKILSDKSEEAIQVYDIQKGDRLLIRNQELIPVDGILISEKTSIDYSFVTGEAVPIEKKSGDKIYAGGKQIGNVVEMEVLQSVSQSYLTQLWSNDVFQKHIDRKYKTITDKISRYFTPALLLLAIVSFSYWIFIDANTAFNVFTAILIVACPCALALTAPFTLGNVLRIMGYKKFYLKNATVIEQLAKVNTVVFDKTGTITTNKKTSIIYEGMSLSDEDLKLLKNTLRGSNHPLSRRLYDFIPNQVKLEITHFEEIIGKGIFATVNGYTIKLGSSQFLQHMSENTHKKTKVHVEINGIYKGSYVFNNQYREGLENLFEKLSKQYNLVVLSGDNDGERKILEKMLPSETTLVFNQKPEDKLAFIEGLQKQGKNVMMVGDGLNDAGALAQANVGISISENVNVFSPACDGILDASQFSKIDYFLRFSKNAMKTIYMSFGLSLLYNVVGLSYAVTGNLLPIVAAIIMPLSTVTIVSFVTITSNYFATRK; this comes from the coding sequence ATGAATACACAAAATTGTTTCCACTGTGGTAACGATATTGTAAAAAAAGAAGAAATTTTGTTTGATCAAAAATCTTTTTGTTGTACTGGTTGCAAAACAGTATATGAGATTTTCAGTTTAAACGATTTAATCTGTTATTACGATTTTGAAAACGCACCAGGAGCTACTCCACAAGATATTAAAGGAAAATATGATTTTCTGGAAAATAAGGACATTGTAGAAAAACTATTGGAATTTGATGAAGATAAAACACAGGTAGTTTCACTTTATATTCCTCATATTCATTGCAGTTCTTGTATTTGGATTCTAGAAAACCTGAATAAATTGAACAAAGGGGTTTCCGCTTCTCAAGTAAATTTTCACGAAAAAAAAGTCCGCATCACTTTCACTTTTGAAAAGGTTTCTCTTAAAGAAATCGTTTTACTTTTAAGTTCCATTGGTTACGAGCCGTATATCAGTTTAGAGAATTATGAGAACAAGAAAAAAGAAGTGGATCGAAGTCTTTATTACAAAATAGGGGTAGCTTTTTTCAGTTTTGGTAACATTATGTTGCTGTCGTTTCCAGAATATTTCGAAGTGGGTGAATTTTGGATCGAACAATACAAAGGATTCTTTCGCTGGCTTATTTTTGCGTTGGCTTTACCACCATTTTTTTATTCCGCTTGGGGGTATTACGTTTCCGCTTGGAAGAGTATTAAATCTAGGATGTTAAACATCGATATTCCTATCGCTTTAGGAATTGTGGTGATGTTTGTGCGTAGTACATTCGATATCGCCATGGGCTACGGACAAGGTTTTTTTGACAGTATGTGTGGATTGATTTTTTTCATGCTGTTAGGGAAGATGTTCCAACAGAAAACCTATAATTTTCTTTCGTTCGAACGTGATTATAAATCCTATTTTCCAATTGCTGTCACCAAAATTTTAAGCGATAAGTCAGAAGAAGCAATTCAGGTGTATGATATTCAAAAAGGAGATAGACTTTTAATAAGAAACCAAGAATTAATACCAGTTGACGGCATACTGATTTCTGAAAAAACATCCATCGATTACAGTTTTGTAACAGGAGAAGCCGTACCAATTGAAAAGAAATCTGGCGATAAGATATATGCTGGAGGAAAGCAGATTGGGAATGTAGTTGAAATGGAAGTATTGCAGTCGGTTTCTCAAAGTTATCTGACCCAATTATGGAGTAACGATGTATTCCAAAAACATATCGACAGAAAATATAAAACTATTACGGATAAAATCAGTCGTTATTTTACGCCAGCATTGTTGCTTTTGGCTATTGTTTCCTTTAGTTATTGGATTTTTATCGATGCTAATACTGCTTTCAATGTATTTACTGCGATTTTAATTGTGGCTTGTCCTTGTGCCTTAGCATTAACAGCTCCTTTTACGTTAGGTAATGTACTTCGTATTATGGGATACAAAAAGTTCTATTTGAAAAATGCAACGGTTATCGAACAATTAGCTAAAGTAAATACAGTCGTTTTTGATAAAACTGGTACAATTACTACTAATAAAAAGACTTCGATAATTTATGAAGGAATGTCTTTAAGCGATGAAGACTTAAAACTTTTAAAAAATACTTTGCGAGGGTCAAATCATCCTTTAAGTAGAAGATTGTATGATTTTATACCAAATCAGGTAAAACTTGAAATCACACATTTTGAGGAAATTATCGGAAAAGGAATTTTTGCAACGGTTAATGGTTATACTATAAAGTTAGGTTCTTCACAGTTTTTGCAACATATGAGTGAAAATACGCATAAGAAAACGAAGGTTCACGTAGAAATCAACGGAATCTATAAAGGAAGTTATGTGTTCAATAATCAGTACCGAGAAGGGTTGGAAAATTTATTTGAAAAGCTTTCAAAGCAATATAATCTGGTCGTTTTGTCAGGAGATAATGACGGAGAACGAAAGATTTTAGAGAAGATGCTACCTTCAGAAACTACTTTGGTCTTCAATCAAAAACCTGAAGATAAACTTGCTTTTATTGAAGGTCTGCAGAAGCAGGGTAAAAACGTGATGATGGTTGGTGATGGGCTTAATGATGCTGGAGCCTTGGCTCAAGCCAATGTTGGAATTTCCATTTCAGAAAACGTAAATGTTTTTTCTCCGGCTTGCGACGGAATTTTAGATGCGTCTCAATTCTCAAAAATTGATTATTTCCTTCGTTTTTCAAAAAATGCAATGAAAACTATCTATATGAGTTTTGGATTGTCATTACTTTACAATGTTGTAGGTTTGAGTTATGCAGTTACAGGAAACCTGTTGCCAATTGTAGCGGCAATCATTATGCCTTTGAGTACAGTTACTATTGTGAGTTTTGTAACCATTACAAGTAATTATTTTGCTACTAGAAAGTAA
- a CDS encoding YceI family protein — protein MRNLKSIALALVIALGTLTASAQTTKKVDASKSKVLWLAKKVGGQHNGDVNLKEGALVFNGKKLVGGNFTVDMTSINTTDLQGEYKGKLDGHLKADDFFAVEKFPTSTLVFKSIGAKAANTYTVTADLTIKGITAPVTFDIVANKGVANATVMIDRTKYDIKYASKNFGALADKAIDDEFELKVNLKY, from the coding sequence ATGAGAAATTTAAAATCAATCGCTTTAGCATTAGTAATCGCTTTAGGAACATTAACAGCTTCAGCTCAAACAACTAAAAAAGTTGATGCTTCAAAAAGTAAAGTTTTATGGTTAGCAAAAAAAGTTGGTGGTCAACACAATGGTGATGTTAACTTAAAAGAAGGAGCATTAGTATTTAATGGAAAAAAATTAGTAGGTGGTAATTTCACTGTAGATATGACATCTATAAATACAACAGATTTACAAGGTGAATATAAAGGTAAATTAGACGGTCACTTAAAAGCAGATGATTTCTTTGCTGTTGAAAAATTTCCAACTTCAACTTTAGTATTCAAATCTATTGGTGCAAAAGCTGCTAATACTTACACTGTAACTGCTGACTTAACAATTAAAGGAATTACTGCTCCAGTAACTTTTGATATCGTTGCTAATAAAGGTGTAGCTAATGCAACTGTAATGATTGACAGAACTAAATATGACATCAAATATGCTTCTAAAAACTTTGGTGCTTTAGCTGACAAAGCAATTGATGATGAATTTGAATTAAAAGTAAATTTAAAATACTAA
- a CDS encoding rhodanese-like domain-containing protein — MNLTQEDWWSKLQEDENAVILDVRTEDECNDGIIPNAINIDIYKGQGFIYKVEELDKSKNYYVYCKAGGRSAQACNIMNQMGFETTYNLMGGFSEWDGPVDMPK, encoded by the coding sequence ATGAATTTAACACAAGAAGATTGGTGGTCAAAATTGCAAGAAGATGAAAATGCAGTTATTCTTGACGTTCGTACAGAAGATGAATGTAATGATGGGATAATTCCAAATGCAATTAATATAGATATCTATAAAGGACAAGGCTTTATTTATAAAGTTGAAGAGTTAGACAAGTCTAAAAACTATTATGTGTATTGTAAAGCAGGCGGAAGAAGTGCTCAAGCTTGCAACATAATGAACCAAATGGGATTTGAAACAACATATAACTTGATGGGAGGTTTCTCAGAATGGGATGGTCCAGTTGATATGCCAAAATAA
- a CDS encoding NADPH-dependent assimilatory sulfite reductase hemoprotein subunit, with the protein MSEKLSPVEYIKINSDGLRGTLKESIDIDNHTGNVRPDDETLVKFHGMYVQDDRDRRVERAAKKLDKLYSFMIRLRIPGGVINAEQWLATHEISEQYGTGTLKITTRQTVQLHGLLKHQLRPTIQAFNTAKLDSIAACGDVNRNVIVSSHPQISPIHQQIYEYADKISTLLLPKTQSYYEVFIDGEKIYERSSEADPLYEDRYLPRKFKIGIAIPPSNDVDVFTNDIGLIAILENDELKGFNIAIGGGLATTHGNPNTYSRLGSIIGFTDTEEKTLKAVYEILTVQRDFGNRVDRKLSRLKYTVDKLTVEGFKKELENRIGFEFEPERPYKFTERSDRFGWEQNHQGKWFYTLFVEHGVVQPEQKQFLYELAQLNISNFIFSGNQNLILGEIKESDKVKVVALLKQHNIEKQVSALRKNSMACVALPTCPLALAEAQRYLPELVTKIEPLLEKYSLTNDEITIRMTGCPNGCGRPYVAELGFVGTGSEQYNFMLGGDRFGERLNKIYKEKQTESQILEEIDVLLGRYVNEKLEKETFGDYAYRAILQ; encoded by the coding sequence ATGAGCGAGAAATTATCACCAGTAGAATATATAAAGATCAATAGCGACGGATTAAGAGGAACGCTAAAAGAAAGTATCGATATCGATAACCACACGGGAAATGTACGACCAGACGATGAAACACTAGTAAAGTTTCACGGAATGTACGTGCAAGATGACCGTGATCGTCGCGTCGAAAGGGCAGCCAAAAAATTAGACAAACTGTATTCGTTTATGATTCGTCTGCGAATACCAGGAGGTGTAATTAATGCGGAACAATGGTTGGCAACACACGAAATTTCGGAACAATACGGAACAGGAACGTTAAAAATCACAACCAGACAAACAGTACAATTACATGGCTTGTTGAAGCATCAGTTGCGTCCAACAATTCAGGCATTCAATACAGCTAAACTAGATTCGATTGCAGCGTGTGGCGACGTCAATCGTAATGTGATTGTGAGTTCACATCCGCAAATTTCGCCCATACATCAGCAGATTTATGAATATGCCGATAAAATTTCAACCTTGCTATTGCCTAAAACACAATCGTATTATGAAGTGTTTATTGATGGAGAAAAGATTTATGAACGTTCTTCCGAAGCTGATCCGTTGTATGAAGATCGATATCTGCCAAGGAAATTCAAAATTGGTATCGCTATTCCACCAAGTAATGATGTAGATGTGTTTACCAATGATATTGGACTGATTGCCATTCTTGAAAATGATGAGCTAAAAGGATTCAATATCGCTATCGGTGGCGGCTTAGCAACTACGCACGGTAATCCAAATACCTATTCCCGTTTGGGAAGTATTATCGGATTTACCGATACGGAAGAAAAAACGTTAAAAGCGGTGTATGAAATCTTAACTGTACAACGTGATTTTGGAAATCGTGTTGATAGAAAATTATCCCGTCTGAAATATACGGTGGATAAATTAACTGTGGAAGGATTTAAAAAAGAACTGGAGAACCGTATCGGATTCGAATTTGAACCGGAAAGGCCTTACAAGTTCACTGAAAGAAGCGATCGTTTCGGTTGGGAGCAAAACCATCAAGGAAAATGGTTTTATACGTTGTTTGTTGAACACGGTGTGGTACAGCCTGAGCAGAAGCAGTTTCTATATGAATTGGCACAATTGAATATCAGCAATTTCATCTTTTCTGGAAATCAAAATCTGATTTTGGGTGAGATCAAGGAAAGCGATAAAGTAAAAGTAGTAGCACTATTGAAGCAACACAATATCGAAAAACAGGTTAGTGCTTTGCGTAAGAATTCGATGGCGTGTGTGGCCTTACCTACCTGTCCGCTGGCGTTGGCAGAAGCACAGCGTTATTTGCCAGAGTTGGTAACGAAAATAGAACCTTTGTTGGAAAAGTATAGTTTAACAAACGATGAAATCACCATTCGTATGACGGGTTGTCCTAACGGATGTGGTCGTCCGTATGTTGCCGAATTAGGTTTTGTAGGAACTGGCTCCGAACAGTATAATTTCATGTTGGGCGGTGACCGTTTCGGGGAAAGACTGAATAAAATCTACAAGGAAAAACAAACGGAATCCCAAATTTTAGAAGAAATAGATGTTCTATTAGGAAGATATGTCAACGAAAAATTAGAAAAGGAAACGTTTGGGGACTACGCTTACCGAGCAATTTTACAGTAA
- a CDS encoding TSUP family transporter, producing the protein MTNTLFPVFLKTETARFLIVGGGNVGLEKTETLLRQNVNINIKLVATEISSKLKEVLEHNPHIVFYQRPFEDADLHDADFVITATNDTMINAEIKRKANQLKILVNSADQPDLCDFYLGSIVKKGNLKIAISTNGKSPVLARRLREHLEESIPENINESIENLNVFRDQHKGDIKAKLASLNEVTSVLIDKKKSTEKDKNYKSLVFQIAVVFLAVFFGYGLSTVISVTDLNHFASEIPSAFFAMIAVGFFAQIVDGAVGLGYGVTCATSMMLFGIKLPAISGSIHTAEMFSSGISGFSHYKFGNVNKKLLFWLAIPGVVGAVSGALLLIYLGNKYETITYGILASYTMIIGIRLIAIAFRKKIEKKKVNNTGVLGFSGGLLDAFGGGGWGPIVTSTLLAKGRKSKYVVGTVSLAEFFVTLAASITFFVSLGVSHWYIVVGLILGGSLAAPLAAKLAGKLPQRTAILLVAFLVIIFSIRMLFKIL; encoded by the coding sequence ATGACTAATACACTTTTTCCAGTTTTTTTAAAAACAGAAACGGCACGTTTTTTAATTGTCGGTGGTGGCAACGTTGGTTTAGAGAAAACAGAAACACTTTTACGTCAAAACGTAAACATAAATATTAAACTGGTAGCTACTGAAATATCTTCAAAACTGAAAGAGGTTTTGGAGCATAATCCTCATATTGTTTTCTATCAGCGTCCTTTTGAAGATGCTGATTTGCATGATGCTGATTTTGTTATAACAGCAACAAATGATACAATGATTAACGCTGAAATAAAGCGAAAGGCAAATCAATTAAAAATATTGGTTAATTCGGCTGATCAACCTGATTTGTGTGATTTCTATTTAGGTTCGATTGTAAAGAAAGGTAATTTAAAAATTGCAATCTCCACTAATGGCAAATCTCCAGTTTTGGCCAGAAGATTGAGAGAACATCTAGAAGAATCTATTCCAGAAAATATCAATGAAAGTATAGAGAATCTTAATGTATTTAGAGATCAGCATAAGGGTGATATTAAAGCCAAATTGGCTTCACTGAATGAAGTGACTTCTGTTTTAATTGATAAAAAAAAATCAACAGAAAAAGACAAAAACTATAAAAGCCTTGTATTTCAAATTGCGGTAGTTTTTTTAGCCGTTTTTTTTGGCTATGGCTTATCAACAGTAATTTCTGTAACTGATTTGAATCATTTTGCCAGTGAGATTCCTTCTGCTTTTTTTGCTATGATTGCTGTGGGTTTTTTTGCTCAGATTGTTGATGGAGCTGTTGGTTTGGGTTATGGGGTTACATGTGCAACTAGTATGATGCTTTTTGGGATTAAGTTACCCGCCATTAGCGGAAGTATTCATACTGCCGAAATGTTTTCAAGTGGTATTAGCGGCTTTTCACATTATAAATTTGGAAATGTGAACAAAAAATTACTTTTCTGGTTAGCAATACCAGGTGTAGTAGGAGCTGTAAGTGGTGCATTATTACTGATTTATCTTGGTAACAAATATGAAACAATAACATATGGGATTTTAGCTTCTTATACTATGATAATAGGTATCCGTTTGATAGCTATAGCTTTTCGGAAAAAAATTGAGAAAAAGAAAGTGAATAATACAGGTGTTTTGGGTTTTTCAGGAGGACTCTTAGACGCATTTGGTGGAGGTGGTTGGGGGCCAATAGTAACCTCGACACTTTTAGCTAAAGGAAGAAAATCAAAATATGTAGTTGGAACTGTAAGTTTAGCAGAATTTTTTGTAACGCTTGCTGCTTCAATTACCTTTTTTGTATCATTAGGTGTTAGTCATTGGTATATTGTGGTTGGACTTATTTTAGGAGGTTCACTGGCAGCTCCATTAGCGGCTAAACTTGCCGGAAAATTACCACAGAGGACAGCAATATTGTTAGTTGCTTTCTTAGTGATTATTTTCAGTATAAGAATGTTGTTTAAAATTCTATAA
- a CDS encoding NAD(P)H-dependent oxidoreductase, with translation MSKFIESQNWRYATKKFDANKKISDSDLEILKEAIRLSSSSYGLQPYKVLIVENPELRAQLQPAAWGQSQIVDASHLFIFANMVNVGEKEIDTYLNNIAETRGIPVENIAGYGDFMKSKIASLPEDVKNTWTAKQTYLALGNLLNAAAELQIDATPMEGFEPEKVNEILGLNALGLNATLIATVGYRHEEDANQHVKKVRKSKEELFIKL, from the coding sequence ATGAGTAAATTTATAGAAAGCCAAAATTGGCGTTATGCAACAAAAAAATTTGATGCAAATAAAAAAATTTCTGATTCAGATTTAGAAATCTTAAAAGAAGCAATTAGACTGAGTTCATCATCTTACGGATTACAACCTTACAAAGTTTTGATTGTTGAAAATCCTGAATTAAGAGCTCAACTTCAACCAGCTGCATGGGGACAATCTCAAATAGTAGATGCCTCACACCTATTCATTTTTGCAAACATGGTAAATGTGGGTGAAAAAGAAATTGATACTTATTTAAACAATATTGCTGAAACAAGAGGAATTCCAGTTGAAAACATTGCAGGTTACGGAGATTTTATGAAATCTAAAATTGCGTCATTACCTGAAGATGTAAAAAATACTTGGACAGCAAAACAAACGTATTTGGCTTTAGGAAATCTTTTAAATGCGGCTGCAGAGTTACAAATAGATGCAACTCCTATGGAAGGTTTTGAACCAGAAAAAGTAAATGAAATTTTAGGATTAAATGCATTAGGTTTAAACGCAACTTTAATTGCAACTGTTGGATATCGCCATGAAGAAGATGCAAATCAACACGTGAAAAAAGTTAGAAAATCAAAAGAAGAATTATTTATCAAATTATAA